One genomic segment of Drosophila mauritiana strain mau12 unplaced genomic scaffold, ASM438214v1 Y_24, whole genome shotgun sequence includes these proteins:
- the LOC117150051 gene encoding stellate protein CG33238-like produces MVATQLIHRCHYGINKNNSSWISLFLGIKGNEFFCRVPIDYIQETFNQMGLEYFTETLQVILNPVLDSSLDWVFGDEDKWYGMIPARYIMSERGVDDMRQKYERGDFEVCPKLSCRQKTLSVGPSDVCGKSNVKIFCPRCYDFYELRSDAQLDGAMFGTS; encoded by the exons ATGGTTGCAACCCAACTTATAcatagatgtcattatggcata aacaaaaacaacagcagctggatcagtttgttcctcgggatcaagggcaacgagttcttctgccgcgtgcccatcgactacattcaggagacgttcaaccagatgggcctggagtacttcaccgagacactgcaagtgatcctgaatccggtgctcgacagttccttggactgggtcttcggcgatgaggataagtggtacggcatgatccccgcccgatacatcatgtcggagagaggcgtggatgatatgcgccaaaagtatgagagaggggacttcgaagtgtgtccaaagctctcctgtaggcagaaaaccctttctgtgggccccagcgacgtgtgtggcaagtccaacgtgaaaatcttctgccctcgctgttacgacttttacgagctgcgatccgatGCACAGCTAgacggagcaatgttcgggaccagc
- the LOC117150052 gene encoding stellate orphon protein at 12D-like yields NSSWISLFLGIKGNEFLCRVPIDYIQETFNQMGLEYFTETLQVILNPVLDSSLDFVFGDEEKWYGMIPARYIMSERGVDDMRQKYERGDFEVCPKLSCRQKTLSVGPSDVCGKSNVKIFCPRCYDFYELRSDAQLDGAMFGTSFSHNFFAQRPNLRPQPSLDVHR; encoded by the coding sequence aacagcagctggatcagtttgttcctcgggatcaagggcaacgagttcctctgccgcgtgcccatcgactacattcaggagacgttcaaccagatgggcctggagtacttcaccgagacactgcaagtgatcctgaatccggtgctcgacagttccttggactttgtcttcggcgatgaggagaagtggtacggcatgatccccgcccgatacatcatgtcggagagaggcgtggatgatatgcgccaaaagtatgagagaggggacttcgaagtgtgtccaaagctctcctgtaggcagaaaaccctttctgtgggccccagcgacgtgtgtggcaagtccaacgtgaaaatcttctgccctcgctgttacgacttttacgagctgcgatccgatGCACAGCTAgacggagcaatgttcgggaccagcttctcgcacaacttcttcgcgcagcgGCCGAACTTGAGACCCCAGCCGTCCCTGGACGTCCaccggtaa
- the LOC117150044 gene encoding stellate orphon protein at 12D-like — protein NSSWISLFLGIKGNEFLCRVPIDYIQETFNQMGLEYFTETLQVILNPVLDSSLDFVFGDEEKWYGMIPARYIMSERGVDDMRQKYERGDFEVCPKLSCRQKTLSVGPSDVCGKSNVKIFCPRCYDFYELRSDAQLDGAMFGTSFSHNFFAQRPN, from the coding sequence aacagcagctggatcagtttgttcctcgggatcaagggcaacgagttcctctgccgcgtgcccatcgactacattcaggagacgttcaaccagatgggcctggagtacttcaccgagacactgcaagtgatcctgaatccggtgctcgacagttccttggactttgtcttcggcgatgaggagaagtggtacggcatgatccccgcccgatacatcatgtcggagagaggcgtggatgatatgcgccaaaagtatgagagaggggacttcgaagtgtgtccaaagctctcctgtaggcagaaaaccctttctgtgggccccagcgacgtgtgtggcaagtccaacgtgaaaatcttctgccctcgctgttacgacttttacgagctgcgatccgatGCACAGCTAgacggagcaatgttcgggaccagcttctcgcacaacttcttcgcgcagcggccgaac